A window of the Schlesneria paludicola DSM 18645 genome harbors these coding sequences:
- a CDS encoding SDR family oxidoreductase: MSEPTIQELFSLKGRVALITGGSGYLGQSLSRALAEAGATVVVGSRDLDRAKQVVDHLPSSGGAKHRAVVLDQMEESSLNSGFDAAVAEAGQVDILINNGQQGHALDLTNVTAEAFNKDLQNATGYFLLARRMRDHVVSRGTSGSIVMIGSMYGVVGSYPDAYDGICVASPVQYHALKGGIVHMTRHLAVYWAKDNVRVNCLSPGPFPSEKAPQAMVERLKQKNPMGRMGVPHELKGPLLMLVSDAGSYVTGQNLLVDGGWTAW; the protein is encoded by the coding sequence ATGAGTGAACCGACGATTCAGGAACTGTTCAGTCTCAAGGGACGAGTCGCTCTGATCACTGGGGGATCAGGATACTTGGGACAATCCCTTTCACGAGCACTTGCCGAAGCCGGCGCCACGGTGGTGGTGGGTAGCCGTGACTTGGACCGCGCCAAGCAGGTGGTGGACCACTTGCCGTCGAGCGGTGGAGCCAAGCATCGTGCTGTCGTGCTCGATCAGATGGAAGAATCGTCGCTGAATTCTGGATTCGATGCGGCCGTGGCCGAGGCTGGCCAGGTGGATATCCTGATCAACAATGGGCAGCAGGGACACGCACTCGATCTGACGAATGTGACGGCCGAGGCGTTCAACAAAGACCTGCAGAACGCAACGGGCTATTTCCTGTTGGCGCGCCGGATGCGAGACCATGTTGTCAGTCGCGGAACGTCGGGCTCGATCGTGATGATCGGTTCGATGTATGGCGTGGTTGGATCATACCCCGATGCCTACGACGGGATCTGCGTGGCCAGCCCGGTACAGTATCACGCTCTGAAGGGCGGGATTGTGCACATGACACGGCACCTGGCCGTCTATTGGGCGAAAGACAACGTGCGTGTGAACTGCCTCAGCCCCGGGCCGTTTCCGTCCGAGAAGGCGCCGCAGGCGATGGTGGAACGACTGAAACAAAAAAATCCCATGGGACGCATGGGGGTGCCGCACGAACTGAAGGGGCCGCTGCTGATGCTGGTCAGCGACGCTGGAAGCTATGTGACCGGTCAGAATCTGCTGGTGGATGGGGGGTGGACCGCCTGGTGA
- a CDS encoding aminotransferase class IV: MSTTSSERHVYLTGKLVPESEAKISIFDSAVMLGDCLTESTRTFRHLPFRLDEHITRLYKSLKVCRVNPGLTVAEMTRATLETLEANRGLMGPDDDCWIVHNISRGLMKPGPSPSQSNPATIMIFTSPMDLRGWARYYTEGCHAVTSISRAIPAQSLDARVKNRSRLFYTLADTEARMIDPDGQVVILDQDGYVSENKGGNIFAVIDGVVQTPTTENCLAGISRQTVLELAVQLGIPVRESRLQPYDFYTADEVFFTSTPYCIMPATRFNGLTVGDGKVGAITRWLLAAWSERVGVDIVAQGQRQLSQ; the protein is encoded by the coding sequence ATGAGTACCACGTCGTCCGAACGCCACGTCTATCTCACGGGAAAACTCGTCCCCGAATCCGAAGCCAAGATTTCGATCTTTGACAGCGCGGTGATGCTCGGCGACTGTCTGACCGAATCGACGCGCACGTTTCGCCACCTACCGTTCCGGTTGGACGAGCATATCACTCGGCTTTACAAGTCGCTGAAAGTTTGCCGCGTCAATCCTGGGCTGACCGTCGCCGAGATGACGCGGGCGACGCTCGAGACACTTGAGGCGAATCGCGGATTGATGGGGCCAGATGACGATTGCTGGATCGTGCACAATATCTCGCGTGGCTTGATGAAGCCGGGCCCCAGCCCCTCACAGTCAAATCCCGCGACCATCATGATCTTTACCAGCCCCATGGATCTGCGAGGCTGGGCTCGCTACTACACCGAAGGCTGCCATGCCGTCACGTCGATCAGTCGCGCGATCCCGGCCCAGTCGCTTGATGCCCGGGTGAAGAACCGCAGTCGCCTGTTCTACACCCTGGCCGACACCGAAGCGCGCATGATCGATCCCGATGGACAAGTCGTGATCCTGGATCAGGATGGGTACGTCTCCGAGAATAAAGGCGGCAACATCTTCGCCGTCATCGATGGTGTGGTGCAGACGCCGACGACAGAAAACTGTTTGGCTGGAATCAGCCGACAGACAGTCTTGGAGTTGGCCGTCCAACTGGGGATTCCCGTGCGCGAGTCGCGTCTGCAGCCCTATGACTTCTATACCGCCGACGAAGTGTTCTTTACGAGTACGCCCTACTGCATCATGCCGGCGACGCGCTTTAACGGCCTGACGGTCGGCGACGGAAAGGTGGGCGCGATCACCAGATGGCTGCTCGCGGCGTGGAGCGAACGAGTCGGAGTCGATATCGTCGCACAGGGGCAGCGGCAACTTTCGCAGTAG
- a CDS encoding succinylglutamate desuccinylase/aspartoacylase family protein: MSAPLKQFEFSGAEPGPRLLITGAVHGDEFEPIFAIRRLISYFQDQATPPLARGGVTLIPVVNEAAFLRGHRCAEDGLDLARTCPGSEVGSITEQTAWRLSAAIRQADFYIDLHTGGTELAVQPLAGYMLHPNPHVLAHQRRMARAFNLPIIWGTSSELEGRSLSVARDAQVPAIYCEYLGSAVCDPVGIDAYFNGCLNVMAELGMLERTRAANLVEHVVENPRPNSGHMQVCNPSPVTGYFESHVTLGQPISRGESLGFVFPLDGGSPVPITATESGLVIVLRTFPRIREGESVGVILELTEG, encoded by the coding sequence ATGAGCGCACCGCTGAAACAGTTTGAATTCTCAGGGGCCGAGCCTGGACCGCGTCTGCTGATTACGGGGGCGGTACACGGTGATGAGTTCGAGCCGATTTTCGCGATTCGTCGATTGATTTCGTACTTTCAAGATCAGGCAACGCCGCCACTGGCTCGGGGTGGCGTCACATTGATTCCGGTGGTCAACGAGGCCGCGTTCTTGCGGGGACATCGATGTGCCGAGGATGGGCTGGATCTGGCTCGGACCTGTCCCGGCAGCGAAGTGGGAAGTATTACCGAGCAAACCGCATGGCGGCTGAGTGCGGCGATTCGTCAGGCTGACTTTTATATCGACTTACACACCGGGGGAACCGAATTGGCGGTTCAGCCTCTCGCCGGATATATGCTGCATCCCAACCCGCACGTCCTGGCGCACCAAAGGCGGATGGCCCGTGCGTTCAATCTGCCGATCATTTGGGGAACGTCTTCCGAGCTTGAAGGACGTTCACTCTCTGTTGCACGCGATGCGCAGGTTCCCGCGATCTATTGCGAGTATCTTGGTTCGGCGGTTTGCGATCCTGTCGGAATTGATGCCTACTTCAACGGTTGTTTGAATGTGATGGCCGAACTGGGCATGCTCGAGCGGACACGGGCGGCCAATCTCGTCGAGCATGTGGTCGAGAATCCCCGACCCAATTCCGGGCATATGCAGGTCTGTAATCCTTCTCCGGTAACAGGCTACTTTGAATCACACGTCACGTTGGGGCAACCGATCTCTCGCGGTGAATCGCTTGGGTTTGTATTCCCGCTGGACGGCGGTTCGCCCGTGCCGATCACCGCGACGGAAAGTGGTCTGGTGATCGTGCTACGAACATTCCCACGCATCCGCGAAGGCGAATCGGTTGGCGTGATTCTCGAACTGACTGAAGGATGA
- a CDS encoding SDR family NAD(P)-dependent oxidoreductase, translating to MINLRGKFALVTGAGRGIGKGCALQLAQQGANLVLNDRPGSTELKATVEEIRGMGHTCHAFEADVFSRAGCEWLVHQAIEATGRIDILISNPAYSRRGAFLDYAPEEFERTISGTLISGFHLSQLVARHMVARGGRGKIVFISSVQAEMPISLCAPYGAAKAGLNHMMRSIAVELAPYRINVNSIEPGWIDTPGEHLSFSSETMAQEGARLPWGRLGLPEDIGHAAAFLSSDEADYITGTVLPVDGCFRFKDCGPEAIIAPPESKKPPEPKS from the coding sequence GTGATTAATTTACGTGGCAAGTTCGCACTCGTCACCGGCGCAGGACGAGGTATCGGGAAAGGCTGTGCTTTGCAGCTCGCGCAGCAGGGCGCGAATCTCGTCCTCAACGATCGTCCCGGAAGTACCGAACTGAAAGCGACCGTCGAAGAAATTCGGGGCATGGGACATACCTGCCACGCGTTCGAAGCCGACGTGTTTTCACGCGCTGGATGCGAGTGGCTTGTCCATCAGGCGATTGAAGCCACGGGGCGAATCGACATTCTCATCAGTAACCCGGCGTATAGTCGTCGCGGCGCTTTTTTGGACTATGCGCCCGAAGAGTTTGAAAGAACGATTAGTGGGACGCTGATCAGTGGATTTCACCTCAGCCAACTGGTGGCCCGTCATATGGTCGCTCGTGGTGGTCGGGGGAAGATCGTCTTTATCTCGAGCGTTCAGGCCGAAATGCCCATCAGCTTGTGTGCGCCTTACGGTGCGGCCAAAGCGGGCCTCAATCACATGATGCGATCGATTGCGGTGGAACTCGCACCCTATCGCATCAATGTGAATTCGATCGAACCTGGTTGGATCGATACCCCCGGGGAACATCTGAGTTTTTCGAGCGAAACGATGGCCCAAGAGGGGGCCCGGTTGCCTTGGGGGCGGCTCGGACTGCCGGAAGACATCGGTCATGCCGCAGCATTTCTGTCGTCAGATGAAGCCGACTACATCACCGGAACCGTGCTACCTGTTGACGGTTGCTTCCGTTTTAAAGATTGCGGGCCCGAGGCCATCATCGCACCACCGGAATCCAAGAAGCCACCGGAACCGAAGTCATGA
- a CDS encoding HpcH/HpaI aldolase family protein: protein MRKSKTLARIRSGKTVRMCCLGHYMPFYVAHAAKSGFDCIWLDLEHRSFSDRDVQALLVQSHLHDIDIMVRPATIEKTGLYRYLEDGAAGLMIPHVNTAERAKQLVDAVKYPPIGDRGLDGAGLDADYYLGDTDAFVKHANQETFLVVQIETPQAIQNVDAIAAVTGVDGIFVGPGDMGLRLKIGTGNITLDSTYEIVAAACQRHGKAWGAPTGTLEALKLRQSQGGQLLNHGGDFGAIMKMLKDCAAVFASTEGGSP, encoded by the coding sequence ATGAGAAAAAGTAAGACGCTCGCGCGGATTCGCAGTGGCAAGACCGTTCGCATGTGTTGCCTCGGCCACTACATGCCATTCTATGTTGCCCATGCTGCAAAGAGTGGATTTGACTGTATCTGGCTGGATCTTGAGCATCGTAGTTTCTCGGACCGCGACGTGCAGGCATTGCTCGTCCAATCGCATCTACATGACATTGACATCATGGTTCGTCCGGCGACGATCGAAAAGACCGGGCTCTATCGTTACCTAGAAGATGGTGCGGCCGGGCTGATGATTCCGCACGTGAATACGGCCGAGCGAGCCAAGCAACTTGTTGATGCCGTCAAGTATCCTCCGATTGGCGACCGTGGACTGGATGGGGCCGGTTTGGACGCAGACTACTATCTGGGGGATACCGACGCCTTCGTCAAGCACGCCAATCAAGAGACCTTCTTGGTCGTCCAGATTGAGACTCCACAGGCGATTCAGAATGTGGATGCGATTGCCGCGGTCACGGGCGTCGACGGGATCTTCGTCGGCCCCGGCGACATGGGGTTGCGATTGAAAATCGGTACAGGCAACATCACGCTCGATTCGACCTACGAAATCGTGGCGGCGGCCTGTCAGCGGCACGGAAAAGCCTGGGGCGCACCCACGGGAACTCTCGAAGCACTGAAGCTTCGACAAAGTCAGGGTGGTCAATTGTTGAATCATGGCGGCGACTTTGGGGCCATCATGAAAATGTTGAAGGACTGTGCGGCTGTCTTTGCCAGCACAGAAGGTGGTTCGCCGTGA
- a CDS encoding formylglycine-generating enzyme family protein has product MILRSLPSMLLMSPGKSRPDSVGGRQASGLTIAALTVFVLNAGAVLRADEPKCVATPHVVTNSIGMKFVAVPAGTFQMGSPETEAGSRVDERPVHEVEISRPFLMGVYEVTQGEYQKVIGANPSYFSADGPGAKKVAGLTTDRFPVEQVSWIEADDYCKKLSELPEEIAAHRRYRLPTEAEWQYACRAGNSAPFQFGAALGSKDANINGNFPYGGASRGPFLARTTQVGSYAPNAFGLYDMHGNVAEMVGDWYGRFYYQTSPKVDPKGPEQGADRVVLGGSWGTDAARCRAGFRRSNATSGKAYFFGFRVICEQQPIEAAK; this is encoded by the coding sequence ATGATTCTACGGAGCTTGCCAAGCATGCTGCTGATGTCGCCGGGAAAGTCGCGCCCAGATTCCGTGGGCGGACGTCAAGCCAGCGGACTGACGATTGCCGCATTGACTGTGTTCGTGCTGAACGCTGGGGCTGTCTTGCGGGCAGACGAACCGAAGTGTGTGGCGACGCCGCATGTCGTCACTAACTCGATTGGCATGAAGTTTGTCGCGGTTCCCGCCGGGACATTCCAAATGGGGTCGCCCGAAACCGAAGCGGGCTCTCGCGTCGATGAGCGCCCGGTTCACGAAGTCGAGATCAGCCGCCCCTTTTTGATGGGCGTCTATGAGGTGACTCAAGGCGAGTACCAGAAGGTGATCGGCGCGAACCCAAGTTACTTCTCCGCGGACGGTCCCGGTGCGAAGAAGGTCGCTGGATTGACCACCGATCGATTTCCCGTCGAACAAGTTTCGTGGATCGAGGCTGACGACTATTGTAAGAAGCTGTCCGAACTGCCCGAAGAAATCGCGGCGCATCGAAGGTATCGCCTGCCGACGGAAGCTGAATGGCAGTACGCCTGCCGTGCGGGGAACAGCGCTCCCTTCCAATTCGGTGCCGCACTCGGTTCGAAAGATGCCAACATCAACGGGAATTTTCCTTATGGTGGGGCGTCGCGTGGGCCGTTTCTCGCACGCACCACACAGGTTGGCAGTTACGCCCCGAACGCATTTGGTCTTTACGATATGCACGGGAACGTCGCGGAGATGGTCGGTGACTGGTACGGCCGGTTTTACTATCAGACCTCTCCCAAGGTTGATCCGAAGGGGCCCGAACAAGGGGCAGATCGCGTTGTGTTGGGCGGGAGTTGGGGAACCGATGCCGCTCGTTGTCGCGCCGGTTTTCGTCGTAGCAATGCCACCTCGGGAAAAGCGTATTTCTTCGGCTTCAGGGTCATTTGCGAACAGCAGCCGATTGAGGCCGCAAAGTGA
- a CDS encoding DUF1559 family PulG-like putative transporter gives MKSPRRRLGFTLIELLVVIAIIAVLIALLLPAVQQAREAARRTQCKNNLKQIGLAFHNYHDAFLLFPPSMSYDGAADANTGGNTCAPCGTNGNSGVFSRAPWTVLILPFMDQANLFNQFVMTAPFFGRNDYQTPAGSANYLLQLGNSPVVYRCPSNPKVNSDKYINCYNACSGGGGPAWKTDPVTGAAAIDGTMPQNASTDNQPFSNNPMMPCYNSSPSSVLVAGTSDVLNYNFRPQFNNGPIHLNSAKSVASIKDGTSNQVLAGETMYVGLTQNYSTAYWTWASSTRVSGSLPVQFNTTAIVCGMNRPLDDFTWVQARNREGSANGHSMMQVGYSSWHEGGGHLLMADGAVRFLSENADLLTQQKLGSARDGNPIGEF, from the coding sequence ATGAAGTCGCCTCGTCGAAGACTCGGGTTCACGCTGATTGAATTGTTAGTTGTGATCGCGATTATCGCGGTCCTGATTGCGCTCTTGCTTCCCGCCGTTCAGCAAGCCCGCGAAGCGGCTCGTCGAACACAATGTAAGAACAATCTGAAGCAGATTGGCTTGGCATTCCACAACTATCACGACGCCTTTCTGTTGTTCCCACCATCGATGTCGTATGACGGTGCGGCGGATGCCAACACCGGTGGCAACACCTGTGCTCCTTGCGGTACGAATGGCAACAGCGGAGTTTTCTCGCGTGCTCCCTGGACGGTGTTGATTCTTCCGTTCATGGATCAGGCAAATCTGTTCAACCAGTTCGTCATGACCGCTCCATTCTTCGGTCGCAACGATTACCAGACCCCGGCCGGCTCCGCGAACTATCTACTTCAGTTGGGGAACAGCCCGGTCGTCTATCGCTGTCCATCGAATCCCAAAGTGAACTCGGACAAGTACATCAATTGCTACAACGCCTGTTCGGGCGGTGGCGGTCCTGCCTGGAAGACTGACCCTGTGACAGGGGCTGCTGCGATCGACGGTACGATGCCGCAGAACGCCTCGACGGACAATCAACCGTTCTCGAACAATCCGATGATGCCTTGCTACAATTCATCGCCATCTTCGGTGCTGGTTGCTGGCACCTCGGATGTCTTGAACTACAACTTCCGTCCTCAGTTCAATAACGGCCCGATTCACTTGAACTCGGCCAAGAGTGTGGCGTCGATCAAGGACGGTACCTCGAATCAAGTTCTCGCCGGTGAAACGATGTACGTCGGTTTGACGCAGAACTACAGCACCGCTTACTGGACCTGGGCTTCGTCGACGCGCGTCAGTGGATCCTTGCCAGTTCAGTTCAATACGACGGCAATCGTCTGCGGCATGAACCGTCCACTGGACGATTTCACGTGGGTCCAAGCGCGGAACCGTGAAGGTTCAGCGAACGGCCACAGCATGATGCAGGTTGGTTACAGTAGCTGGCACGAAGGTGGTGGGCACTTGTTGATGGCAGACGGCGCTGTCCGCTTCCTGTCAGAAAATGCCGACCTGTTGACTCAACAGAAGTTGGGTAGTGCTCGCGACGGTAATCCGATCGGCGAATTCTAA
- a CDS encoding outer membrane protein assembly factor BamB family protein, with the protein MNFRLVVSAILVAALNSPMVSAEMWTGFRGNAGLSVSTEQGLPVEWSESRGVLWSTPIPGAGNSSPAVTNNRVYVTTFDPSDASTHVVAIDRRNGKILWQKPVGFGHFIAYGPPELYRHRHNPATPSPTADAEDNVYAFFGTGDLISLDRDGNLRWRRNLADDYGPYDLKFGMGSSPRYWQGRLYVACIHKGPSYVLALNATTGQEVWLADRNYVCLGDATDAYTSPIILEAPGRSPMVVTSGADHVDAYDLETGKRVWENGGLVLEGEEYGRTIASPAVGDGMVVAPSAKAKLAIAVSADSEGDVTKSPNSRPIPVLTDCPTPTIYDGLIYSVKDDGVGTCVDLKTGKELWKARIGGERYQASPVAGDGKIYFLSLEGKCTVVKAGPKLEKLAENETPGEFYATPAVSNGVVFLRDRGRVIAIGGEATLTVAAAGAVDSAFDYVPDPSFPQWPTGVNKGAVSGVGADSKGRVIVLQRVNPPVLCFEPDGKFVNSFGDDVIGVAHGLTIDDQDNIWVTDTKHHVVFQFSPQGKLLNALGKMDQAGEDVDQFNKPTYIVFGPKSDWYVMDGYGNARIVHYRENGKHPEIWGKPGAGPLEFSAPHAGVLDKQGRLIICDRDNLRIQVLDPQTGKLLETWTGMKPFGVAIDAQGVVFVSDGARNQILQLDAQGKEVRAWGKEGTGPGEFKTPHLIATDRSGNLYAAEVGGQRVQRLKRVPRAAAQKPVGF; encoded by the coding sequence ATGAATTTTCGCCTCGTCGTCTCTGCCATCCTGGTGGCAGCTCTCAATAGCCCTATGGTGTCGGCGGAGATGTGGACGGGGTTTCGCGGCAATGCCGGATTGTCAGTCTCGACGGAACAGGGCCTGCCAGTTGAGTGGTCAGAGTCCCGCGGCGTGCTTTGGTCGACTCCAATTCCTGGTGCGGGAAACTCGTCACCTGCTGTCACCAATAACCGGGTCTATGTGACGACGTTTGATCCCAGTGATGCGTCGACGCATGTCGTTGCGATTGATCGCCGTAACGGGAAGATCTTGTGGCAAAAGCCCGTTGGGTTTGGGCATTTCATCGCATACGGCCCGCCCGAGCTCTACCGCCATCGACACAATCCCGCCACGCCGTCACCCACGGCAGATGCCGAAGACAACGTGTACGCCTTCTTCGGGACGGGGGATCTCATCAGCTTGGATCGCGACGGAAATCTTCGCTGGCGAAGAAACCTGGCGGATGATTATGGGCCGTATGATTTGAAGTTTGGGATGGGCTCGTCGCCACGCTATTGGCAAGGGCGGTTATATGTGGCCTGTATCCACAAAGGTCCGTCCTATGTTCTGGCACTGAATGCCACGACGGGTCAAGAGGTCTGGTTGGCCGATCGGAACTATGTCTGCCTGGGTGATGCGACGGACGCGTATACCTCACCAATTATTCTGGAGGCGCCAGGACGTTCACCGATGGTCGTGACGAGCGGTGCCGATCACGTCGATGCCTATGATCTCGAGACTGGTAAGCGAGTTTGGGAAAATGGTGGTCTGGTTCTTGAGGGCGAAGAGTACGGTCGGACCATCGCATCACCGGCTGTCGGCGATGGGATGGTGGTGGCCCCTTCCGCGAAGGCGAAGCTTGCGATCGCCGTCAGTGCCGACAGTGAAGGGGACGTCACGAAAAGTCCCAACTCCCGCCCGATTCCCGTGCTGACCGATTGTCCGACTCCCACGATCTATGACGGATTGATTTACTCCGTGAAGGATGATGGGGTTGGGACGTGCGTCGACCTGAAGACCGGCAAAGAGCTTTGGAAGGCTCGGATCGGTGGGGAACGCTATCAGGCGTCGCCCGTCGCAGGTGACGGTAAGATTTATTTCCTGAGCCTCGAAGGCAAGTGCACTGTTGTGAAGGCGGGGCCAAAGCTCGAAAAACTTGCCGAGAATGAAACTCCAGGTGAGTTCTATGCCACGCCAGCAGTAAGTAACGGTGTGGTTTTCTTGCGAGATCGCGGTCGAGTGATTGCGATCGGTGGTGAGGCGACTCTGACAGTAGCGGCGGCGGGTGCTGTGGATTCGGCATTCGACTACGTCCCCGATCCGTCGTTCCCTCAGTGGCCCACTGGTGTGAATAAAGGTGCGGTCTCGGGGGTAGGAGCTGACAGCAAGGGCCGCGTCATCGTTCTGCAGCGTGTGAATCCACCTGTTCTGTGCTTCGAGCCTGATGGAAAGTTTGTTAATTCATTTGGTGACGATGTGATCGGCGTGGCGCACGGTCTAACAATTGATGATCAAGACAATATCTGGGTAACTGATACAAAGCACCATGTTGTGTTTCAGTTCTCGCCACAAGGGAAACTGTTAAACGCGCTGGGGAAGATGGACCAGGCGGGTGAAGATGTCGATCAATTTAATAAGCCCACTTATATCGTTTTCGGTCCCAAGTCGGACTGGTACGTCATGGACGGCTATGGAAATGCTCGAATTGTTCACTATCGAGAGAATGGTAAACATCCGGAGATCTGGGGTAAGCCAGGCGCAGGGCCTTTGGAGTTCAGTGCGCCGCATGCGGGTGTGCTTGATAAGCAAGGTCGCCTGATCATCTGTGATCGCGATAATCTTCGGATTCAAGTTCTTGATCCGCAAACGGGCAAACTTTTGGAAACATGGACAGGAATGAAACCGTTTGGGGTTGCGATCGATGCGCAGGGGGTTGTCTTCGTATCAGATGGCGCTCGCAATCAGATTCTGCAGCTCGACGCACAGGGAAAAGAGGTTCGGGCCTGGGGTAAAGAGGGAACTGGCCCTGGTGAGTTCAAGACGCCTCATTTGATCGCTACGGATCGGAGCGGGAACTTGTATGCGGCCGAGGTTGGTGGACAGCGTGTCCAGCGCCTGAAGCGAGTTCCGAGGGCGGCAGCTCAGAAGCCTGTTGGCTTTTGA
- a CDS encoding outer membrane protein assembly factor BamB family protein has protein sequence MMRMVTAGLLVFMGAALQADDWPQFRGINCSGVSDTTAPLPAQFSDTDHVKWSVKLGDGIGSPVIASGRVVTTTMFDEKTVGLAAFDVATGKELWKRSWPIGDADEIHATNSHAGTTPAVDADRVYFYFSTLGMICVDAKSGDDIWRHPLPVPYFIFKWGAGMSPVLYKDLVLFCQDDDLHPALYAFDKRTGELRWQDDRNDMAVNYSHPVICETPTGDEIVVAGTGMLIGYDPATGKRLWFARTLLRNIKTTPVSRDGVVYVSLQSKGIASQWLASIDRADTGNSDNKVTKDEVQKFFGKRPVPEAFYKKTFDRGDLNGDGVLEGRELDIAFLPPGNEAGAAYDAEVAEDEFVLAVKGGGRGDVTKTHVLWKHPTKHTDHIVSPLVVNHRMFLVKSGGIATCFETEKGKQLFGPARINNAGDYFASPVYGDGKIYVAGENGHIVVLRDAPKLEILAVNDMGDSVLGTPAIADGALFVRTRKSLLRIE, from the coding sequence ATGATGCGAATGGTGACTGCCGGTCTGTTGGTTTTCATGGGAGCCGCATTGCAGGCCGACGACTGGCCGCAGTTTCGGGGCATCAATTGCTCTGGAGTGTCCGATACCACGGCTCCCCTGCCCGCTCAGTTTTCGGATACGGATCATGTCAAATGGTCGGTGAAGCTGGGTGATGGGATCGGCAGTCCGGTGATTGCATCGGGGCGGGTCGTGACGACAACCATGTTTGATGAAAAGACGGTCGGTCTGGCGGCGTTCGATGTCGCCACCGGGAAAGAGCTTTGGAAGCGTTCGTGGCCGATTGGCGATGCCGACGAAATTCACGCGACCAATAGTCATGCCGGGACGACTCCCGCAGTCGATGCGGATCGTGTCTATTTTTACTTCAGCACTTTGGGAATGATTTGCGTCGATGCCAAGTCGGGAGATGACATCTGGCGTCACCCCTTGCCGGTTCCCTATTTCATCTTTAAGTGGGGTGCAGGGATGTCGCCCGTGCTCTACAAAGATTTGGTGCTATTTTGCCAGGACGATGACCTGCACCCGGCACTGTATGCATTCGACAAACGAACGGGTGAGCTGCGATGGCAAGACGACCGCAATGACATGGCGGTGAACTACTCGCATCCTGTGATTTGCGAAACTCCCACCGGCGATGAGATCGTCGTGGCGGGGACGGGAATGCTGATTGGTTATGACCCCGCTACCGGAAAGCGGCTTTGGTTTGCGCGTACGCTCTTGCGAAACATCAAAACCACGCCTGTCAGTCGCGATGGGGTTGTTTATGTTTCACTGCAAAGCAAAGGGATCGCGAGTCAATGGCTGGCGTCGATTGATCGCGCCGATACGGGAAACAGCGACAATAAAGTGACGAAGGACGAAGTGCAGAAGTTCTTCGGCAAACGTCCGGTCCCAGAAGCGTTCTATAAGAAGACCTTTGATCGCGGCGATCTGAATGGCGACGGCGTGCTCGAGGGGCGCGAGCTGGATATTGCATTCCTGCCACCGGGAAATGAAGCGGGGGCGGCCTACGACGCGGAGGTCGCGGAGGACGAGTTTGTCCTGGCGGTCAAAGGCGGCGGACGCGGCGACGTGACCAAGACGCACGTCTTATGGAAGCATCCGACCAAGCATACCGATCACATCGTGTCGCCGCTGGTTGTGAATCACCGGATGTTCCTGGTCAAGTCAGGTGGAATCGCGACCTGTTTTGAGACCGAAAAGGGCAAGCAACTTTTTGGGCCCGCTCGGATCAACAATGCTGGCGACTACTTTGCGTCGCCGGTCTACGGAGACGGCAAGATTTATGTTGCCGGCGAAAACGGTCATATTGTCGTTCTGCGCGATGCACCCAAGCTGGAGATCCTTGCCGTGAACGACATGGGAGATTCGGTGTTGGGGACTCCCGCCATTGCGGACGGGGCACTTTTCGTTCGCACGCGAAAGTCACTTCTGAGAATCGAGTAA